The following coding sequences lie in one Oceanicola sp. 502str15 genomic window:
- a CDS encoding sigma-54 dependent transcriptional regulator — MSDAARRVLVVDDDAAVREALGQTLELADIEPILAGSYIEAKDHIGPEFDGVVVSDIRMPGRDGFFLLAEARRRDAELPVILLTGEGDVPMAVKGIGEGAFDFVEKPCGPKELVGAVEKALRARALVLENRRLKRELERGDAASRMIFGHSAEAQGMRRQVRAVARAGAEVMVTGGPGSQTAKIAEVIHIMSPASPQPFVKRLAASLDEARLDAAIEAAGAGTLFLDEISALPAAVQLVLLDRLEAPGEARIIAGTTRDLLAEMAAGRFAADLYYRLDVMQVRIPTLEERREDIPVLFRHYVAQAAEQAGIPEPEVSEEHLAGLMAQDWPGNARSLMSAAMRFVLGMPGEVQEAAELGLAEQMARVEKSLIAAALGRQNGNATATAAVLGLPRKTFYDKLARHGLKAEDFRR, encoded by the coding sequence ATGAGCGATGCGGCGCGGCGGGTGCTGGTGGTGGATGACGATGCGGCGGTGCGCGAGGCGCTGGGGCAGACGCTGGAGCTGGCCGATATCGAGCCGATCCTTGCGGGCAGCTACATCGAGGCGAAAGACCACATCGGGCCGGAGTTCGACGGCGTGGTGGTGAGCGATATCCGGATGCCGGGGCGCGACGGGTTCTTTCTGCTGGCCGAGGCGCGGCGGCGCGATGCGGAGCTGCCGGTGATCTTGCTCACCGGCGAGGGCGATGTGCCGATGGCGGTGAAGGGGATTGGCGAGGGGGCCTTCGACTTTGTCGAAAAGCCCTGCGGCCCCAAGGAGCTGGTGGGCGCGGTGGAAAAGGCGCTGCGGGCGCGGGCGCTGGTGCTGGAGAACCGGCGGCTGAAGCGGGAGCTGGAGCGGGGCGATGCGGCGTCGCGGATGATCTTCGGCCATTCCGCCGAGGCGCAGGGGATGCGGCGGCAGGTACGGGCGGTGGCACGCGCCGGGGCGGAAGTGATGGTGACGGGGGGACCGGGCTCGCAGACGGCGAAGATTGCCGAGGTGATTCACATCATGTCGCCCGCCTCGCCGCAGCCTTTCGTCAAGCGCCTCGCCGCCTCGCTCGATGAGGCGCGGCTGGATGCGGCCATTGAGGCGGCGGGCGCAGGCACCCTTTTTCTGGATGAAATCAGCGCCTTGCCGGCGGCGGTTCAACTGGTCTTGTTGGATCGGCTGGAGGCGCCGGGGGAGGCGCGGATCATTGCGGGCACCACCCGCGACCTCCTGGCCGAGATGGCGGCGGGCCGCTTTGCCGCCGATCTCTACTATCGGCTCGATGTGATGCAGGTGCGGATTCCGACGCTGGAGGAGCGGCGCGAGGATATTCCGGTGCTGTTTCGCCACTACGTGGCGCAGGCGGCGGAGCAGGCGGGCATTCCGGAGCCGGAGGTGAGCGAGGAACATCTGGCCGGGCTGATGGCGCAGGACTGGCCGGGCAATGCCCGTTCGCTGATGAGCGCCGCCATGCGCTTTGTGCTGGGCATGCCGGGCGAGGTGCAGGAGGCCGCCGAGCTTGGGCTGGCCGAGCAGATGGCGCGGGTGGAGAAGTCGCTGATCGCCGCCGCGCTGGGGCGGCAGAACGGCAATGCCACCGCCACGGCGGCGGTGCTGGGGCTGCCGCGCAAGACCTTCTACGACAAGCTGGCGCGGCACGGGCTGAAGGCGGAGGATTTTCGGCGCTAG